tgaACTTTGACGCGGTTCCGGTGTTACGGAAGGTTAATGTGCGATGGCTGATAGCGTGTGGAGTGTACGGGGAAGGCGTTGACTGACAGCATCCCGACTGTTGATACATGAATTATCTGGTGGATATCGGGTTCGTTCCAATGGTAACATCCCCGGCGGCGCATAAAATTCTACGTTTGGGCTTGGGCTGGGCATTTCAGGAGGTCGAATTGCCCCCATCTCAATTTTCTGTGCTGGTTGGGTCCGCCTTGACCGCTCTGCCTCCTTTGTTGACTGACATCGACCACAGTCTGAGCCCAACGACACGATCGGCACGGGGGAGTGTTCGACAATGTAAGAACCATCAAGCTGAAACTCATAGGCGGCTCTGCAGATAATGTAGGTGTCCATTTGTAATTGCTTAGAAACTACCACTAGCAAGTTTCTTGTTAGGTAATACTATGCTCATAAAATATCTGCCCCGTCTCACGTCGTTCTCTGCACAGATGACAAGGCAAATTACTTCCGATTTGATCATGAGTTTCTTCAGGACGCATTCTGAATTGCAAGTGCCAAACAATTGAGCCCAAATTGATTTCAGGTTGGTCACTCCCAAAACGTATTTTCACTGCTCCCTcctcccaaattataagttatttaacttttctagattcatagatataattatacatccaaacATAAgttatatctaagtgcatagcaaaatttatgaatttaaaaaagtcaaaacgatctataattcaTGAGTTTCTATTTATAAGGTGTGATATGACATGGCACAGCCTCCCAAATTAGACTTTgacaatttatttatttattttatttatattatttatggttataagcTTATAATCATTGGAAAGTACATTTTATTACAAATCCAATCATAAAGTTTACATTTCAAAGTAAAAAAACGTTgattaaattattggtcaaagatcgtaaagtttgaatcttgatatacATGTGTACCTTATAAACAGAAAAAGAGGGAGTAATAAAGGAATAAGTGTTTGCATGGTATAAATATTACAAAGAACACAAATTAAATGTAAGCACATTTTATTTACTTCCGAGTAAGTGCACAAACAGATGAAGATCGACTATGGATGGTTTAGGAGCACCCCACGCTAGTTTGTTGACTGACGGCGGTGGGCGCGTCGCACGGTGCTATCCCGCGGTGCCAAACAATTGACCCAACCTCCTCGTCGACGGTGCCATCCTCCGCGGGGCAGTAGTGCAGCACGGCGTGGGCGCCGACGAGCAGGAGCCCCACGGGCAGCGCGACGAGCACGCTCGCCGCGGAGCCGGTGACCACCAGCTGGAAGAGCGCGAGAATCAAAAAAAGGGGGAAGGCCTTGCTCGACAGGTAGTTCAAGCAGACGCTGAGGTAGAGGGCGGGCAGGCAGAtggaccgccaccgccgccactgccaGAGCAGGGAGACCGagacgacggcgaggaaggtGAGCTTGTAGTTCGCGGCGAAGCGCGCGAGgttggcgcgcgcgcggcgccgggcGTCGGAGCGACCCGCTGGGACGGAGAGCGCGCGCGGGTCCGTGAGCTCGCGCCACGGACGGAGCGCCGCAAACGCCGCagaggcgcggcggccggggcgctcGGCGCGGGAGGTGGAGTCGGGCACCGTGCATGAGCcctcgggcggcgccggcggggtggaggaggcggcggggataGTTCCGTACTTGGACATGGCTGGCTGCCTGGATGGATGCgcgcggtggccggcgccggcgaggagggcggcCACGCGAGCGGGGTGATCTTTGACGGAACTTTACAGACTTGCAGTGTGAATGTGTGGTAGCGGGTGAATTGTGAAATACGGGCAGGTGGCATGCTGGCATTGACCGTCGACATCATCCGAGACTGACTATTCGCCGCCCTGATCAACTTGGCATTGGAGTGGTCGTGGCAGCTCAGGACTCCTTCGATTCTCCGTATTAGTTAGTGGTTCTGGCCTTACGAACGAAGTTGATCAGGGCCCTGATCAACTATAGTGACATCTGACATCAacatcccaaaaaaaaaaacatctccaAAGAAATATCGTGACATCAAGCCCAAATATTTGGGCCGGCCCACAAAATCAATGTTAGGCTTGGGCTGGGAATTTAAGTAGTGAGGTGGAGGAATTGGAGCAGCCTCTGAATATAATCTATGTTAGGCTTGGGCTTGGGCGCGCCGTGACAGTCGCCAAGTTAAGTATGTCGTCGTCGTTTCCTTGGCGGCGTACTCCCCGCCTCGAGTCCCCgtccaccggccaccgccacggcatccttctcctccttgtctTCCCTCGCTCCAATGGCATCGTCAAACAGAAGCAGTGGCTCGGCGAGCGACGCGCGGCGTAGTGGGGCTCATGTCCATACAAATGGTGCGTGAGCCAGCATCAGCAACTTCTCATCTGCATTTTTGGAAGTTCATATTTGAGTACAAACCGCTAGCTATTTTTTGTAGGAATGCCAGTGATGCACATTTGTGGAGACTGTTTTGTGTGCCGTGCTAGTAACCTGTTCTATCATGTACGGAGTATATATGTTCTGGCTATACCGTGAATCACCTTTAAGTTCCATATTATATTCAGCCCTACTGTATCTCACCAGTGCTCCTGTGAACTGTACCTGTATATAGTTGCAACGAGAACATTGTTCAATGTCTGAATCTCTTTGTTCCTGTTTCTAATCTTTTCCTTTTGAATCTTTTTTAGGTCTGAGACACCATGCATGCACTGCAGTGGATGCACGTGCGCCGGACAAATCACCAAGCTTAAGGCGCAAACTTATGCCATGAAGGTTACCTTGCTCGTCATTGATATCATGCTGACCAATTCTGAACAAGTTCGTTCGTGTGCTCATTTTCTCTTCAACAAATTAAGATAAATTTTGTTCCATTACGAATTTGATTCCACTATTATTTCCAAACTGAAACTTatattaattcataattagctcCATTGAATAGGGCACGAGGGAGAAAACCTCAAATGTTTTCCCTTGCAAGCAAATAATAATGGAGCTCTTAAGGAAGGTATTTTTTCTTGTTAACATTGCTTAAATCCCTGTGATAAGCGAATTTTGTTACAATACATGAAAACAAAAAGTTTAGTGCACAGTAAAGTATTCAGATAAATTTCTGATTCCGAATCAGACTGGAGTCATTCAGTAAGATTCAAAATTGTTGGATCAGAATACTTATAATTGTCGAATCTACGGACTAGAATTGTAAACTTCAATCTTGATTATAAAATTACAACTGGTGCAAAGCTTCCACGTAACATAGTGCTCCAGACTAACATGCTTAACTTGGTGCAGATAGATTATGTTACTGAACAACAAGTAACCCCACTATCCCACTAAGCGAGACGAGTGTGTTAATTATCTTAGCATCAAGTGCTGGCCAATAATACCGTCCAGTAATACTATTCTTCCAAAAGCTGCAGTGGCTAATGATTTCATCACTTGGTGCCTCACAATAGAATCATATCTAAAGCACCTTTAGGTCTGCATGCAGACCTAACCCAGTTCTTTGACCACTCTGTCTAATCATATCCTTGATATAAAGCAAGAACAGAAGCATGCAAGCTGCAAGGGCCAAATAGAAGAGCGTCAGCCTCAGCCTTAACCTGTGTGTGGCGTAATCATACCGGGCGATAGCTCCTTAAACAAGTGATTGGATTGTGATTAGTCACTTTAGTGCGCATATGGGATCTTGATCTAGGTCTCCAgttaggggtgtttggcagcacttcACTTCAAATTGTTTTTAgctctactccaccaactccactcTACCAACTTTAGAAAAATAATGGAGCTGTCTATATGTTTGACAAGAAGCATGGATCCAACTCTAGAAACATGTGATCTTATTGTGAAAAGTCTATTATATCCTTGTGATTGGGACCCGTGTGCTCTTCACTTTATCCATCACCACAGACCCTTCTATTTTACTCACTCTAATTTCTTCACGCAATAAGCAAACCAACACAGAAATTTTTATGGAGTTGGTGAAGTAGGGCTGTTTTTTcgctgccaaacacccctttacaTGATTGCTTCATAGGATCAAACCTGTGTTAACATACTATAGGGTTTGGGTCATTATTCACCAttttacacacacacacctACATGAATGTGGCCGCATCTAAATAGAGATCGAAGCTCCATCCTTACATCGTGTGAGCGCGCGCGCACCCCACACTGTGCTACTGAAATCACATGCTTTTATGCTTGTTGATGAACACCCGTCCAATGTCCAGTAATTTGTCGGTAGGAATAGAAGAAAACAAGTCTCAACGAACCGTCGGGCGTCGGCATCGAACTTTTTTGAGCACGTGCATATCTGTATTTCGGAGTGCTTTGTCACGTGCAGTTGGATACTTGGATAGATCATAGTACACCTCACTGAAGGGTCAACCACGCGTGCGCCGCCTAAAGTTTGGTGCGTGGAATCTGTTGGCAACTAAAGGCCATGCAAATTTCGCTTTCCGCTCGAGTGAGGCCCAAAAATTGATTTTTGTcacgccggcgcgcgcggcgctaACCAACATAGCTGCCAGCCGAGTGACGATCATGCAACTTAAAGGGTTTGAATTTGATATCAAATTCCTATTTCCTACTGCAACATCAAtttgccaatttttttttatttcaaaccatattaatatttttacgCGTCCTCCTCATATCTATGCGCCATCCACAgatgggaattttttttttgagatagtACATTGAAGATGTACATACTCAACACATATCACATTGGTCTCGCCGCATgcacacacacactctcctAGTTAGGCCTGCTAATGGGGCGGGTTGAAATGGGTTTTATGGGGCGGGTTGTGACATGGGGTGTGTTTGAATGGGTTAAAATAGGTTTTAGTATCTAATGGGTTGGGGCGGGTTGGGTACATCAGAAATGCGGGTTGGGGCGGGTTGAAAGtgattttttgtttgaatttgtatGGATTTAACTCATAGGTTTAACTTTCACGTTTCGGCTTTTGACGTGGGGCCATGATATAAGTCCAGCCGTACTACTTTGCACAAAAtagcggactgtcaaactaattcatttgcaataaattttggtcaatttctccaaaattttaaggtgtgaacgcgagattttaattttagggtccgactcttgacgcggggcccacatataagtccagccgcactactttgcacagAGTAGCGGACTAtcaaactaattcatttgcaacaaatttcgatcaatttctccaaaattttaaagtgtgaacatgaggttttaattttagggtccgactcttgacgcgggccccacatataagtccagtcgcactactttgcacagagtagcggactgtcaaactaattcatttgcaacaaatttcgatcaatttctccaaaattttaaggtgtgaacgtgaggttttaattttagggtccgactcttgatgCGGGCCCCACATATAAGTCGAGCCGCACtgctttgcacaaagtagcggattgtcaaactaattcatctgcaacaaatttcgatcaatttttctaaaattttaaagtgtgaacaTGAGGTTTGTATAAATTTATAAGTTCATGTACAAAACCCACGGGTTATATCAATTTATGGggcgggttgggttgggtttacACAATAGAATTATGAAGTGGGGTGGGTTGGGTGAAGGAGTTAATTTATTGCGGGTTGGGGTGGGTTTGGGGCGGGTTTCAACCCATTAGCAGGCATACTCCTAGTAAGGCCTCATGTAACGTGGGTATGCGCTTTCTCACCGATGCATGTGTGTAATTCTAAAATTGGTGTACACACCGGTGTGACATGCTTGATGCTAGTGATGATCTGCTACACAACCATCGGGCTCCGGGCTAATCATGCATGGATCACACACGGCCCACACGAacaatgcatatgcatgcaattTCACAAACGCGTGGAACGCATGATTGCAGACAGAAGGAGGAGGTCCCCATGACGCCCCTCTAACGACCTACTGGCGgtaatcatcatcatcgtcgcaACCCTCGATTGACATGCCGGCTGCCTAGACAAACATTTTCAAACAGAGGTGTAATTAACTActcctccgtctcaaattataagtcgttttgacttttctagattcataggtgtttgtatgTATCTAAATACAGTGCATGTCtcctataaacctagaaaagtcaaaacgacctataatttaaaacggaggTACCAGAACTTCAGCTAAGTCACGCCATCTCACATATACTGCACCCACATGCCGCTCTATCTTTTATTTTTACCTATTTGAAACAGGGGGCAAGTCTCTACTGATTTAATACATGAAGAAAATGAacaaagcaataaaaaaaatgcaaaagagaagatattgtatatatataagtaAGAAACAAGACTCCAGCTAGTTGCGGATAGCCGGGACGCCACTCTATCGAGGCTCCTTTCATCAATTCATATCAAAACGCTCCTCGTTCCTACAACACTTCATATACACCCCCTAGTCTGGTCACAGACACGCAACGACCATCATTCGGACCCTCTAGCAACCCACAGCGCCGATCGACGATcggaaccaccaccaccatctggcACGCGATGTGGCCCGGTGTCGGTCCTTGGCCGCCGGCGTCCGTCGTCGGCTCCGTcacggcggcgctgctcgccgccgccgtcatcgcgCGGCACTTCATCCCTCGCCTGTGGTCGTCATCAGGAATAATTAAGCCACGACGGGGGACGGCGAGTGGCGCGGCCGGATCAGCAGCGCGGGTCCCCGCCGGCTCGCTCGGGTGGCCACTCCTCGGCGAGACGCCGGCGTTCATCCTCGCCGCGTACTCCCCGCGCCCGGAGTCCTTCGTGGAGAGGCGCCGGCTCCTGTACGGGAAGGTGTTCACGTCGCACCTGTggggctcgccggcggtggTGAGCTCGGACCCGGAGGTGAGCCGCGCGGTGCTGCAGGCGGACGCGTCGGCGTTCGTGCCGTGGTACCCGCGGTCGCTCATGGAGCTCATGGGGCAGTCCTCCATCCTGGTGCTCGGCGGCGCGCTCCAGCGCCGCCTgcacggcctcgccggcgccttCCTCAAGTCGCCGCAACTCAAGGCGAGGGTCACCGCCGGCATGCAGCGCCGCGTCGGCCGCGCCATGGAcgcctggcggcggcgcagcaacggcggcggcggcgcgccgaccGTAGTGCGCGTCCAGGACGAGGCCAAGTCGGTacgtgacgccgccgccgccgctgtccctcTCCTCTATCTATCTCGAACAAGAGCTAGTTGCTCGTGTCCCATACTGCATGCACGTGTGTAGAAGCATCGGAGCTGCTTCGTTTACTTTCCTAGGGTCGCCGGCACACGTGTGCCGGCCGGTTCGTGCACGCGTGCGCTGCGCCCATACATATCGTCGCTAGTACAGGGAGGTCCCGGCTGTGGAAACCATGGGCGCCGTGCTGCGTGTGGATACGCGACAAGCGAGGCGATGCTTCGCAGCTTGGGAGTTAGCATTTGTCCACATGCAAATGGAGAGTCATGGAGACATGGACAGTATTGCTTGCTGCCATCGTCGCAAAGATTATTACCTACTATACAACTTGGAACCACATGCCACATCCTCACACTAACGACATGTTTGGATTGAGGGATAGAGACGCGCGATAGGGATACGGATAGCCGGAGGATAGAGATAGAGTTTGGGCAGTTAGTAtgaacaagaaaaggaaatttTTGGGTAACTTGATATACGGATGCAGGtagaggcaaaaaaaaaagatcaatatATAGAAGTGTACATCCTAACTCCTTACTTCTGTTTAATCAATTTAATCACATACTCTAATCACTCTTCCTTTACATCTTTAAATTCATGTAAAAACGAAGGTATATATACATTGTTGTGTATTCCATATGTAGTTTATATATACAGATACCCTGCCTAGGTAGCCTAGTTCGTTTAAAGAATGGTTAGAATCGTATCCTTTTTTACTTGTATCATTTACtccactagtccatcaacccatgcTCCTACATGgcctaatatttttaaaagctattatatttgaaaattatttagaaattaaactcctaactactaatcaaaattatttacctactactctctcattttttcaatacatCAACATAATACTCGTATAGATGTGTAcgtatctttgtccagttgtgattgatttttaattagtaattaccctatatactttttcatccacattcacacttttttcattttgtatcgcacctccatacattacgtttagcataaaaatcaatattttttattatttcctcacatatacatgtataaatggtccacatggtgacactcatcatgcgtatataccttaacttagtataccttaacaatgacataaataagTAATTTAGAATcgtatattagtttacttttggacatttctcgtgagaactaatgtggagtctccaatgaTAAAAATGAGgtcacattgctacaaaattattaccttaagcTACCTcttatttgttaaatattcgaacataatacttatataaatatatacttattatcttcattcGATTGGGATAGATTTTAGTTATTAATTACTCATtaacattttcatccacatttataatctttaaattTTCACTTTGAATCGCAGGtatacgcttgaatttgttCAATGGgccctaagtttgagctataatttaacatagaaatctatattctcatcacttaccctatatctttataaatagtgacacacatcatgcatatataacTTAATTACTATATCATAtgccaatagtgtaagaaatagacgatttagaatcatatatgattgtatatttttaattaaggtaatttggattcaaatgtagtatagcatatgtgggtaatatagatccAAATTTAAGGgattactttaagttattttttaagtattagtagtgggtaatttagttgcaaatttaggaggttattttaaatattgtttataatggtgtgggtaattttgatgaagggggttactttagtttattttatataatggcaaaggtgggtaatttagatatagatttaggggttactttaagctattttcataatggtataggtgggtaattttgtATAAAACATGATAGaaccaatggctatgatgatctGAGTCTACCAATTGATGGCCaaatattttgcttttttgtaagaatttctaggatttctctctttttctaaagtGTCCACCTAGAATCCTAGGTGGATTCACCTGGAGGcatcaaaaggagcctccaattagtaatagtaagattgatAAAGAGTCCTGAACTCAAGGTTAGTTCACTGCAAGAATATATACTCTCAGACCcccgtactctcaaaatgcatatctagcTCCCTAAACTTGGGCTCGAGTGTCATTTAGGTCCATATACTCTCAGAATGCAGATCTAGCCTCCTAAACTTGACTTCGAgtgtcatctaggtccataTACTCTCTAAAAGCATTGACATCTCAACTAAATTGATAAAAACTTAATTTTACatagatataatttaattatagtcAAATTTAGCTCAACGTGTGTGGAGAATATTGATGTGGTTGTCGGTGGTTTATACTcggtaacctaccgaggggtatcctgaggtagtagattagtCGGTGGAGGATCGCCGAACCTAGAACTCAAAGctaaaagcaaggacacaagatacggatttatacaggttcaggctgcCAAAGTAGCATAATACTTTACGTCCTATtttaggtgttgtttggtatcgaggatttggtcctctgttgtggttctgctgatctaggtacccctgccctcctttatatattcCAGGgggtaggattactagtcggttataaggaggagtcctagtaggattacaggatacgagtcctagtaggattactaggaattctagtaggaatccgtcttcttcctttcttgcgggTACCGAGGATCTATCTCCAACAGTGGTGAATCCAAAAAGATTGATGATCTTTTTACTTTGAAGGGAATACCTTAACTTTCTAAGTGCGCATTACATGCATACTCTGTTATTCTTGGAAGATTGTTCAAGTTTAAATAACCGTTGCACTTGCTAAACTAAAATCAGGGGTTTATAAGATAAATTACTGATCGAATATTGGGAGAAGCTGACTAGGCAATAAAACAAGTCTGGAAATGTGCCGATGAAAATAATGGCTTGCTTGAAAGATAAAATTTTGATCTTATCATGTTCTATAAATGGGATAACACTGCATTTTAAGAGTTCAGGGACCTATATGACACCCGAAGCTAAGTTTAGAGAGtaagatatgcattttgagagtatagAGACCTAAATGACACTCGAGCTTAAAGGCAGCCATATATTCTTTTTGAGAGTACAGGGACCTAAGTGACACAGcgagacaagtttaaggaccagCCACACACTTTACTCTCAAATGGTTTCGAACAATTTGCTAGGAGGTCACAACTTGGGTTCTATGTATACATAGCTCGCTGCATCGTGTTTTTGGGTTATGCCATATTATTATCAAAATTCTATCAATCCTAAAAATGTTTTTTCCTAAGATACTCTGATGATGGCGGTCCTATTTACAATTTAAGGGGCAAACCCATATAAAATTCAAC
This sequence is a window from Setaria italica strain Yugu1 chromosome III, Setaria_italica_v2.0, whole genome shotgun sequence. Protein-coding genes within it:
- the LOC101764432 gene encoding PRA1 family protein F2, with translation MSKYGTIPAASSTPPAPPEGSCTVPDSTSRAERPGRRASAAFAALRPWRELTDPRALSVPAGRSDARRRARANLARFAANYKLTFLAVVSVSLLWQWRRWRSICLPALYLSVCLNYLSSKAFPLFLILALFQLVVTGSAASVLVALPVGLLLVGAHAVLHYCPAEDGTVDEEVGSIVWHRGIAPCDAPTAVSQQTSVGCS